One window of Mastacembelus armatus chromosome 20, fMasArm1.2, whole genome shotgun sequence genomic DNA carries:
- the sec22c gene encoding vesicle-trafficking protein SEC22c isoform X1, producing MDSPSQPPQTLNITKSSRRESSSSGPSARHWPASLTEGQSRAMHSIYSKVSENKATADCVSGAVRSARKHSTQPKATQHVFDYDAEDRHFMSSEGVSYMTVCHCSLPVAKAFCFLEDLRWGFTACFNSTVVALAARPYPFLEFDSTIQKLKQQYNQSGGPALEVTLTEVQEDLRIHPPQVINLELELTNGAANGHIEQSPGSGQNVRLEPVTPPGILSLVLNIMCASLNIIRGMHLVEYTFQEDYEGLWNVVAFLLAFVCCVFQCHLYLFHSSLKKLKSFTLLSVIVLCNLYLLGMRNMWQLIFHISVASLSTALILTRKLQDRTNDCGV from the exons ATGGACTCCCCCTCTCAGCCTCCACAGACTTTGAACATAACCAAGAGCTCCAGGAGAGAAAGCAGCAGCTCAGGACCATCAGCAAGGCACTGGCCCGCTTCCCTGACAGAGGGACAGTCAAGGGCCATGCACTCAATATATAGTAAGGTTTCAGAAAACAAGGCAACAGCAGACTGTGTCAGTGGCGCTGTGCGTAGTGCACGAAAACACAGTACACAGCCTAAAGCAACTCAGCATGTATTTGACTATGATGCAGAAGACAGACA CTTCATGTCTTCGGAGGGTGTATCCTACATGACTGTGTGCCACTGCAGCCTCCCTGTTGCTAAGGCCTTCTGCTTCCTGGAAGATTTGCGCTGGGGGTTCACAGCATGTTTCAATAGCACTGTTGTTGCCTTGGCAGCCAGGCCATATCCATTTTTGGAATTTG ACAGTACAATCCAGAAGTTGAAGCAGCAGTACAACCAGAGCGGTGGTCCAGCCTTAGAGGTGACATTGACAGAAGTCCAGGAGGATCTGAGGATCCATCCACCACAAGTAATTAACTTGGAGTTGGAGCTCACCAATGGAGCTGCAAATGGGCATATAGAGCAAAGTCCTGGATCTG GCCAGAATGTAAGACTTGAACCAGTCACACCACCAGGGATCCTCTCTCTGGTCCTAAATATAATGTGTGCGTCTTTGAACATCATTCGTGGCATGCACCTCGTAGAGTACACCTTCCAG GAAGACTATGAAGGTCTATGGAATGTTGTGGCATTTCTTCTGGCATTTGTCTGCTGCGTGTTTCAG TGCCACCTTTACTTGTTCCACTCTTCGTTGAAGAAACTGAAGTCCTTCACTCTGTTGAGTGTAATCGTCCTATGCAACTTGTATCTGCTTGGCATGAGGAACATGTGGCAGCTGATCTTCCACATTTCTGTTGCTTCCCTGTCCACTGCCCTCATTCTTACCCGCAAACTCCAAGATAGAACCAATGACTGTGGGGTTTGA
- the sec22c gene encoding vesicle-trafficking protein SEC22c isoform X2, which produces MSLILFAFVVRVRDGLPLSASTDFEHNQELQERKQQLRTISKALARFPDRGTVKGHALNIYFMSSEGVSYMTVCHCSLPVAKAFCFLEDLRWGFTACFNSTVVALAARPYPFLEFDSTIQKLKQQYNQSGGPALEVTLTEVQEDLRIHPPQVINLELELTNGAANGHIEQSPGSGQNVRLEPVTPPGILSLVLNIMCASLNIIRGMHLVEYTFQEDYEGLWNVVAFLLAFVCCVFQCHLYLFHSSLKKLKSFTLLSVIVLCNLYLLGMRNMWQLIFHISVASLSTALILTRKLQDRTNDCGV; this is translated from the exons ATGTCACTGATCCTGTTTGCCTTTGTGGTTCGAGTCAGGGATGGACTCCCCCTCTCAGCCTCCACAGACTTTGAACATAACCAAGAGCTCCAGGAGAGAAAGCAGCAGCTCAGGACCATCAGCAAGGCACTGGCCCGCTTCCCTGACAGAGGGACAGTCAAGGGCCATGCACTCAATATATA CTTCATGTCTTCGGAGGGTGTATCCTACATGACTGTGTGCCACTGCAGCCTCCCTGTTGCTAAGGCCTTCTGCTTCCTGGAAGATTTGCGCTGGGGGTTCACAGCATGTTTCAATAGCACTGTTGTTGCCTTGGCAGCCAGGCCATATCCATTTTTGGAATTTG ACAGTACAATCCAGAAGTTGAAGCAGCAGTACAACCAGAGCGGTGGTCCAGCCTTAGAGGTGACATTGACAGAAGTCCAGGAGGATCTGAGGATCCATCCACCACAAGTAATTAACTTGGAGTTGGAGCTCACCAATGGAGCTGCAAATGGGCATATAGAGCAAAGTCCTGGATCTG GCCAGAATGTAAGACTTGAACCAGTCACACCACCAGGGATCCTCTCTCTGGTCCTAAATATAATGTGTGCGTCTTTGAACATCATTCGTGGCATGCACCTCGTAGAGTACACCTTCCAG GAAGACTATGAAGGTCTATGGAATGTTGTGGCATTTCTTCTGGCATTTGTCTGCTGCGTGTTTCAG TGCCACCTTTACTTGTTCCACTCTTCGTTGAAGAAACTGAAGTCCTTCACTCTGTTGAGTGTAATCGTCCTATGCAACTTGTATCTGCTTGGCATGAGGAACATGTGGCAGCTGATCTTCCACATTTCTGTTGCTTCCCTGTCCACTGCCCTCATTCTTACCCGCAAACTCCAAGATAGAACCAATGACTGTGGGGTTTGA